The following are encoded in a window of Shewanella psychrotolerans genomic DNA:
- the sbcB gene encoding exodeoxyribonuclease I codes for MSSSNSASIFWHDYETFGANPAKDRPSQFAGVRTDLDLNIISEPVTFYCKVANDYLPSPEAILITGITPQLANMKGVPESEFMGKVHELFSVPNTCVAGYNSLRFDDEITRYGFYRNFFDPYAREWQQGNSRWDIIDLVRACYALRPEGINWPTKEDGTPSFKLEHLTQANNLSHEKAHDAMSDVYATIDIAKLIKQQQPKLFDYYFNLRKKNEVSKLIDVLNMQPMLHVSSKISALNGCTTLIAPVAHHSTNKNAIICVNLAMDITPLIELDVEQIKQRMYTPRADLAPDELPIGLKQIHINKCPFLAPAKSLTDENAQRLSIDKDFAREQYKRLRQHPEIREKLVAVFDTDHSNEISDPDLQLYSGGFFSSADKNKMEIIRHTQPHNLAALDLHFDDPRLKEMLFRYRGRNYPETFDDSEQYRWREFCQQRLNDPDYLLRLETLLNETDGDEEKQKLLQALCHYLSHL; via the coding sequence ATGTCATCAAGTAATTCAGCGAGTATCTTTTGGCACGACTACGAAACTTTTGGCGCAAATCCGGCAAAAGATAGGCCTTCACAATTTGCTGGTGTCCGTACCGATTTAGACCTCAATATCATTTCAGAACCGGTGACTTTTTATTGTAAAGTTGCAAATGACTATTTGCCGTCGCCAGAAGCGATTCTAATCACAGGTATCACACCGCAACTCGCAAATATGAAAGGCGTTCCTGAATCAGAGTTTATGGGAAAGGTGCATGAGTTATTTTCAGTGCCCAATACCTGTGTTGCTGGCTACAACTCCCTAAGGTTCGATGATGAAATTACCCGTTACGGTTTTTACCGCAATTTCTTCGATCCTTATGCAAGAGAGTGGCAACAGGGAAACTCACGTTGGGACATTATCGATCTCGTCAGAGCGTGTTATGCATTAAGACCTGAAGGCATCAACTGGCCGACTAAAGAGGATGGTACGCCAAGCTTTAAACTTGAGCACCTGACCCAAGCTAATAATCTCAGCCATGAAAAAGCACACGATGCGATGTCCGATGTTTATGCCACCATTGATATAGCGAAACTGATTAAACAGCAGCAACCTAAGCTATTCGATTATTACTTTAATCTGCGCAAGAAGAACGAAGTCAGCAAGCTTATTGACGTACTGAATATGCAACCTATGCTGCATGTCAGTTCAAAAATCAGTGCATTAAATGGATGCACCACGCTGATCGCTCCCGTTGCACATCATAGTACTAATAAAAATGCCATTATATGTGTCAATTTGGCTATGGACATTACCCCGCTAATTGAACTTGACGTTGAGCAGATAAAGCAGCGTATGTATACGCCCCGCGCTGATTTAGCCCCCGATGAGCTACCTATTGGCCTAAAACAAATTCATATCAATAAGTGCCCCTTTTTAGCCCCTGCAAAAAGTCTTACCGATGAAAATGCACAGCGATTATCAATAGATAAAGATTTTGCACGTGAGCAATATAAACGATTAAGACAACATCCTGAGATTAGAGAAAAACTCGTTGCAGTGTTCGACACCGATCATAGCAATGAAATATCAGATCCTGATTTACAACTTTATAGTGGCGGCTTCTTTAGCAGCGCAGACAAAAATAAGATGGAGATAATCCGCCATACTCAGCCACACAATCTTGCAGCGCTCGATCTGCATTTTGATGATCCTAGACTTAAAGAGATGTTGTTTAGATATCGTGGCCGTAATTATCCCGAAACCTTTGATGATTCAGAGCAATATCGCTGGCGAGAGTTTTGCCAGCAAAGACTCAATGATCCCGATTACCTGCTTAGATTAGAAACCTTGCTTAATGAAACCGATGGCGATGAAGAAAAACAGAAATTATTACAGGCTCTATGTCATTATCTTAGCCATTTGTAG